From the Tachyglossus aculeatus isolate mTacAcu1 chromosome 21, mTacAcu1.pri, whole genome shotgun sequence genome, one window contains:
- the FBRS gene encoding LOW QUALITY PROTEIN: probable fibrosin-1 (The sequence of the model RefSeq protein was modified relative to this genomic sequence to represent the inferred CDS: deleted 6 bases in 6 codons): METPRRCSRRDRERRRRRRRRRRRQGGGGGGGGGGRRKRRTDRGDPPNNALPGPPASPTSSSSSSSSSSSSSSSSSSSSSSPARPRWSSASSGEPAGPRPKRRRRRRRRRRTPPPQRPPRPQQGGGGGEQDDDHLDDDLDDDDDDLDDDEEEEEEEEEEEEEDLIDGFAIASFASLEALQKDASLQPPERLEHRLKHSGKRKRGGCRGARGEQGDSSDRDPGRPPGEDRARKRPGKRRRKEASSRHSLEAGYICDAESDLDERVSDDDLDPSFTVSTSKASGPHGALNGNCEAKLSVIPKVSGLERSQEQPPGPDLLLVPFPAKEPPPPPAPRPLASPQPPSSAPPSLPPPPPPQLQLRVSPFGLRSSPYGSGLDLSAAAGSSRPPPKAPAPPVAPAAPSSASSASSSSSSSSSSSAQLSHRPPTPSLPLSLAGHGFPPAGLRAPPPPPPHPALFSPGPTLPPPPPLLQVAGHPGAAAAAAAAAAAAALSEQELIRQDLSSRFLSAQSAPEVGGAGGSARPLAFQFHQHNHQHTHQHTHQHFTPYPPGLLPHHGPHMFEKYPGKIEGLFRHNLYAAAFPPAVPGLPPGLPSAVSFGSLQGAFQPKGTNPEMPPRLGPVPSGLPQKGSQIPDHFRPPMRKPGKWCAMHVRVAYMILRHQEKMKLMQGDPHKLDFRNDLLPCLPGAYGGLPPGQDLSHPASLFTATGAAHAATSPFAAAPGPHGSFLGPGTPFDPFVRPTSFAPLAALSNGAFGGLGSPTFNSGAVFAQKESPGAPAAFASTPDPWARLHRGPPAFPSWARPPEAARTPGSDKERPVERRELPVPKEEKDRDLSFSRQQLRVSPAAPKLRGGEEGARPPKEPVRVKEERKEEVPGAPSLHLLFDRPRPPPFLGPAPSERCAPFLEPWLAAPPRLARPPRFYEAGEELGGAGAVATARLYGLEPAHPLLYGRLAPPPPPAPPGPPQLLSKTPPGALLGAPPPLVPAPRPGSPPRPPGPSRADR; the protein is encoded by the exons ATGGAGACGCCG CGCCGCTGCTCCAGGCGGGACCGGGagcggaggaggcggcggaggcggcggcggcggaggcagggcggaggaggaggcggaggaggaggggggcggaggaAGCGGAGGACCGACCGGGGGGACCCCCCGAACAACGCCCtgcccggccccccggcctccccgacatcctcctcctcctcctcttcttcctcctcctcctcctcgtcgtcgtcgtcgtcgtcctcgtcgtccCCCGCGCGGCCCCGCTGGTCGTCCGCCTCCTCCGGGGAGCCCGCCGGGCCCCGGCCCAAGCGGCGGcgcaggcggcggcggcgccggcgGACTCCGCCCCCCCAGCGACCCCCGAGGCCCCAGCAAGGCGGGGGCGGCGGTGAGCAGGACGACGACCACCTGGACGACGACctggacgacgacgacgacgacctggacgacgacgaggaggaggaggaggaagaagaggaggaggaggaggaggacctcaTCGACGGCTTCGCCATCGCCAGCTTCGCCAGCCTCGAGGCCCTGCAG AAGGACGCGTCCCTGCAGCCCCCGGAGCGCCTGGAACATCGGCTGAAGCACTCGGGGAAGCGGAAGCGGGGGGGGTgccggggggcc cggggggagcagggagacagCTCGGACCGGGACCCCGGACGGCCCCCC GGGGAGGATCGGGCCCGCAAGCGGCCCGGTAAGCggaggaggaaagag GCTTCCTCGCGCCACTCCCTGGAAGCcggatacata TGCGACGCAGAAAGCGATCTGGATGAGAGG GTCTCCGACGACGACCTCGACCCGTCATTTACTGTCTCAACCAGCAAAG CCTCGGGCCCCCACGGTGCACTCAATGGGAACTGTGAAGCTAAACTTTCTGTGATCCCCAAAGTGTCGGGGCTGGAGCGGAGCCAGGAGCAGCCCCCGGGGCCCGATCTGCTGCTAGTGCCTTTCCCCGCCAAggagccgccgcccccgcccgccccccggcccctggcctctccccagcccccgtcGTCGGCC CCCCCCAGcctgccgcccccgccgccgccgcagctGCAGCTCCGGGTCTCCCCCTTCGGCCTCCGCTCGTCGCCCTACGGCAGCGGACTGGACCTCAGCGCCGCCGCTGG CTCTTCTCGGCCACCCCCCAAGGCCCCGGCCCCACCCGTGGCTCCGGCCGCTCCCTCCTCCGCCtcgtcagcctcctcctcctcctcctcttcctcctcctcctccgcccagctttcccaccgccccccgaccccttccctgcccctgtccctggccGGCCACGGCTTTCCCCCGGCTGGGCTGCgggcccccccgccgccccctccgcaccccgccctcttttcccccggccccaccttgcccccgcccccacccctgctgCAGGTGGCAGGACATCCGGgagccgccgctgccgccgccgccgccgccgctgccgcagCCCTCTCTG AACAGGAGCTGATTCGCCAGGACTTGAGCTCTCGGTTCCTGAGTGCCCAGAGTGCCCCCgaggtgggaggggcggggggctccgcCCGCCCTCTGGCCTTCCAGTTCCACCAGCACAACCACCAGCACACCCACCAACACACCCACCAGCACTTCACCCCCTATCCTCCTGGTCTGCTGCCCCACCACGGCCCCCACATG ttCGAAAAATATCCAGGAAAAATCGAAGGCCTTTTCCGGCATAac CTGTACGCGGCGGCCTTTCCTCCCGCTGTCCCAGGCCTGCCCCCGGGCCTGCCATCTGCTGTCTCCTTTGGCTCCCTTCAAGGGGCATTCCAGCCCAAG GGCACAAACCCCGAGATGCCCCCCCGCCTGGGGCCGGTGCCGAGCGGGCTGCCCCAGAAGGGATCCCAG ATTCCCGACCACTTCCGACCCCCTATGAGG AAACCGGGGAAGTGGTGCGCCATGCACGTTCGCGTGGCCTACATGATCCTAAGACACCAGGAGAAGATGAAG CTGATGCAGGGTGACCCCCACAAGCTGGATTTCCGGAATGatcttctcccctgcctcccggggGCCTACGGGGGCCTCCCCCCGGGGCAAGACCTCTCCCACCCGGCCTCCCTCTTCACTGCCACAG gTGCGGCCCACGCGGCCACCAGCCCCTTCGCAGCGGCCCCCGGGCCCCACGGATCCTTCCTCGGCCCCGGGACCCCCTTCG ATCCCTTTGTGCGCCCGACCAGCTTTGCCCCACTGGCAGCACTTTCCAACGGGGCCTTTGGGGGGTTGGGCAGCCCCACGTTCA atTCGGGGGCCGTGTTTGCCCAGAAGGAAAGCCCCGGAGCTCCTGCGGCATTCGCCTCCACCCCCGACCCCTGGGCCCGGCTCCACCGGGGCCCGCCCGCCTTTCCCAGCTGGGCCCGGCCCCCCGAGGCGGCCCGGACCCCCGGCTCCGACAAGGAACGGCCGGTGGAGCGGAGGGAGCTCCCCGTGCCCAAGGAGGAGAAAGACCG ggACCTCTCGTTTTCTCGACAGCAGCTGCGGGTCTCCCCGGCCGCCCCCAAactgcggggcggggaggagggcgcGCGGCCCCCCAAGGAGCCGGTGAGGGTGAAGGAGGAGCGGAAGGAGGAGGTCCCCGGGGCCCCCAGCCTGCACCTGCTGTTCGACCGGCCCCGGCCTCCCCCGTTCCTGGGCCCGGCCCCCTCGGAGCGCTGCGCCCCGTTCCTGGAGCCCTGGCTGGCGGCGCCCCCGCGCCTGGCCCGG CCCCCCCGGTTCTACGAAgccggggaggagctgggaggcgcGGGGGCCGTGGCCACGGCCCGGCTCTACGGCCTGGAACCGGCCCACCCCCTGCTCTACGGCCGCCtggcgccgcccccgccgccggcgccccccggacccccccagCTGCTCAGCAAGACC CCCCCCGGGGCCCTGCTGGGGGCCCCGCCCCCCTTGgtgcccgcc ccccgccctggatccccaccccggccccccgggcctTCCCGGGCTGACAGGTGA